One Comamonas odontotermitis genomic window, TCGCCACCAGCCACTTGCTGCGCCACATCAGCGGCCACGTCGATCTGGCGGCGGTGCTGCTTGCTGCTGTTGGCGTGCGACAGGTCGATCATCACCTGCGGGCGCAGGCCCGATTTTTCGAGCAGCTCGCAAGCCGCCTGCACATTAGCTGCGTCGTAGTTGGGCGCCTTGCCACCACGCAGGATGATGTGGCAATCCTGGTTGCCGCGCGTCTCGAAGATGGCGCTCTGGCCCATCTTGGTCATGCCCATGAAGGCGTGCGAGGACTGTGCTGCCAGAATGGCATCGCTTGCCACCTTCACGCCGCCATCGGTGCCGTTCTTGAAGCCCACGGGACACGAGAGGCCACTGGCCAGCTGGCGGTGGCTCTGGCTCTCGGTGGTGCGCGCACCGATGGCGCCCCAGCTGACCAGGTCGCTGATGAACTGCGGCGAGAGCAGATCGAGAAACTCCGTTCCCGCAGGCAGGCCCAGCGCCAGCACATCGAGCAACAGGCGGCGCGCCAGCTCCAGTCCCTCGTTGACGGCAAAGCTGCCATCGCGGTAGGGATCGTTGATGTAGCCCTTCCAGCCCACCGTAGTGCGAGGCTTCTCGAAATACACACGCATGACGATCAGCAGATCGTCCTTCAACGCATCGGCCTGCAGCTTGAGCTGGCGGGCGTAATCCATGGCCAGATCGTGGTCGTGGATGGAGCAAGGCCCCACCACCACGATCAGCCGGTCATCCTGCCCATGCAGAACGCGCGAGATAGCGGCGCGGCTCGATTCCACCAGATGGGATGCCTCATCCGGG contains:
- a CDS encoding 3-deoxy-7-phosphoheptulonate synthase, producing the protein MTDASISAMAAQRKHASRLTTLDKTRIDDTRIKIVRPLLTPALLEEWLPIPDEASHLVESSRAAISRVLHGQDDRLIVVVGPCSIHDHDLAMDYARQLKLQADALKDDLLIVMRVYFEKPRTTVGWKGYINDPYRDGSFAVNEGLELARRLLLDVLALGLPAGTEFLDLLSPQFISDLVSWGAIGARTTESQSHRQLASGLSCPVGFKNGTDGGVKVASDAILAAQSSHAFMGMTKMGQSAIFETRGNQDCHIILRGGKAPNYDAANVQAACELLEKSGLRPQVMIDLSHANSSKQHRRQIDVAADVAQQVAGGDQRITGVMIESHIHEGRQDIVDGQELQYGVSLTDACISMEQTIPVLQQLAQAVRARRKI